CCTGCGACTTGAACCCAAGCAGCTGGCACGGGGGTTCGGGACATCTTACCTTTTATAACATCTGACGGCAACTCAGGGACCTAGGGCTGGGAGGGCCTGGCCTCTGCTCTACCAGGCCTGCCCCCCGCGGTCATCTGGAGAGGCAGACCTCAGGGCCCACAGGGGCACCAGGCAAGGGTGCACCTGGGCctgagtttctgctgaaaaagcaGCTGCTCTTCCAAAAAGCGGCTCTTGGTGAGAGTCCTTGTTAGGGCCTCCAGTGGGCTTGGCAGTGGGCTGGGAAAGGGAGGTGCGGGAGATGGAGACAGGCCAGTGTGCAGGTTCTGCTAAAACTGCCCTTGACCTGCACCTGTTGGGGGGATGAGACCAAGCTGCAACCAGGAAAGGGAGCCCGTCTGAGAGCCACGGCCTTGCTGAAAGGGGCTGCAAGCCTGGGAAGCTACCCCCAGCCAGCCGGTGGGCTGCGGGGGCCAAGTCAGCACGTGAGGGGAAGAGCGTGCCTCCCAGACCAGCAAGTCAGGATCACGGTGGAGAGCTGGGCGCGGTTTGTCCTCAGATAAGAGAGCCTACAGGTGAGGCCTGACTCTAGGAGCGTGTCCTGAGCAGACCAGGGGCTTTTGGGGTACACGCTCTGTTGAGGGACCTTTTCACACCCATCCTTGCTGATGGGGCAGTTCACGCAGTCAGATGGGCCCAATGTGCATTATAATAAAGGTTCGTGTCAACTTCGTGTGTCCCTGTTCCAAAgtcttatttaatacatttttttgagttttgacgtctattttaattactttattttttaaagattttatttatttgcgagagagagcacatgagaggagaggtcagcgggagaagcagactccccgctgagcagtgaggcCAACACGGGACTTGAGCCGGGACCCcaaggtcacgacctgagctgaaggcagacacgtctccaactgagccacccacgcaccccgtTTTACTTATTTAAACAATCTCTCCGTCAAATGACTCTGAGCTCGTGACCCTGAGGATCGAGTTCCGTGCGCTATACCCTCAGCCAAGTAGGTAGTTCTGAAGTCTTAATTTTGTAACTTCTGACGCAATGCTTAGATCTCGAACACCTCATAACCTGAAAACGTGAGGGAGACacgaacactgatgaaagaagttcAAGTAACCTGAGCATGGGCTACTAGAGCTGTGGGGCAGCCGCTGATGAGGCTGCAGCCTGACCCCCAAAGCCACTCTCATGACTCCTGTCCTGTACAGGGCACGGCTGCCCTCCCGCCTGGGCCTGCCAGAGGTGCGCCCCCGTCCCACGGGCCCACCCAGCCAGGTTCTCGGGCTGTATGAGAAGGCGCACAGCTGAACCCCCACAAACCGGGGGGCGAGGAGCAAGGTTCCAGCCCACAGGGCCGACAGCCAGGACCGGTGACCGGCATCCCCACACCACCTGCACCCTGCCAGCTCCCAGGGCCCGAGCCTCAGCTCACAGGTACCTCCGGGCCCCTGGACTCTGCTTTCTCAGCCTAAAAATCGGTCACTCAGAGCGATCAGACAGCGCCTTTATTCCCACCTCCCAGGTCGGCCAGGTGCAGAAGTGGTCTGGGGACATGCGTGGGAGGCCAAGCTGGAGGCTGGGGACGGAGGGCGGGAGCAGGGGAGCACTGCCGCAGGGTGTCCCCAGCCACCACCCAACGGGACCGACTGGCTGCAAACCAGAGGTGGCCTACTCCCACCTCCTGGGGGCCTGGCACCGGCAGGCCGGCAGGTGGGAGCGAGGGGAGTTCCAGCACTCCAGGGCCTcggtggggagggggagctccAGGAACCACGGGGGTAGCGTGGGGGGACAGCGGCAGGCAGCCCACCGTCCACCCAAAGGCCCCAGGGCCTTGGTTTGAGACCAGAGTTCCCCACTTTCCCCGCTGGCTGCTGCATGTGGGGTGTGCCGAAGAGCCACGTCCTTCAGTGGGAGGCCAGGCGACCCTCGGGATGACCCAGGGATCGGCTGTCAGGGTCAGCTGTGCCTGCCACCTGCCAGGAGCTTAGCGGGAGGAGGGGGCCCACACGCAGCTGAAACCAAGTCCTCACTCTGCAGCAGGCTGGGCACATCCCCTGGGACCTCCCCTGGCCTGCTGGGGACCGGCACTGCAGCAGACCTACCCAGGGCTCTGTTCGTGGGGCTCCCCCAGAGAAGGACCTGGTGTGGCTTCTCCTCAGCCCCAGGGTCTTCTCAGGGGCTGGCAAGGTCAAGGCCTAGCTCCCTGTAGCTGACCTGCCGCCGCCCCACGCGTGGCAGATCAACCTGGGGACAAGATAGATGCGGTGGCCTTCCGGCGCTGGCTTCAGTGAGGAGGAGCCTATTTCCCGTGCAGTGTCCAAGTCCTCCCCCAGTCCCCTGCCCCAGAGCTGGCTGCAGTCACACAGCTGTTGGAAAGGCTGACCCACCAGCTGAGCACACGGGGCCCCTGGCCCACGCTACCACGGCTCCAGCCCTCCAAACCCAAGTCACCTGTGATGGTGGCCACTGCTATGATGCCTCTGCCCTGTGCTGGCGGGGATTGGGGGGGTGGTTCCCATGGTGAGGGATGCCCTGCCTACGAACCCCTCTAGTCCCGTCCCTTCTCATTTGCTCCCTTGGAGGTCGGGGATGGGGGAAGCCCGGAAGGCTCCTTCACGGTGGGGGAGCTGCAgtccaggggagggggcagggaaggctgggactgggggagggggcgggtgggCAGCCCACAGCCAGTACCTGTGCCCTACTTCCCGCTGAGCTCCCTGGCCCGACAGGTGGCGGCCTCCACAGCGCTCATGGCGGCGGCCCGCAGCCCACCCTGCTCCAGGGCGTGGAGCCCGTAGATGGTGGTGCCGCCTGGCGTGCACACGTCTGTCCGCAGCTGAGCTGGGTGCTGCCCGTTCTGCTGCAACATCTTGGCTGTCCCCTGGGGAGAGGGGCCCTGGGGGTGACTCGGGGGGGGGCAGGCACCCTCTTCTCCTCTGATGCAGCCTGCTCCacgccccacccccttcccaaaTCTCCATCCAGGCTTCCTGGGCCTGCTGTCCCTCCTCCGACTGCTCCTGGGAGACAGACCAGCGCATGCCCCCTCCCACGAGCCCTCAGGGGCTGCCCTCGCTCACCAGCAGGGTCTGAGCGGCGATGCGGTGGGCCAGGCCGCCCGGCATGCCCATCTTGATGGCACCCTCGGCCAGGGCCTCTGAGAAGGCACACACCTGGAAGCAGGGGCGGGGGCACTGTCAAAGCCAACACTCTCCCGCACGTAGCTCCCAGTCTGGGGAAAGCTTGCAACCTTCAGGAACACAGCCCAGAACACTGGCCACCACTGCAGGAATTTGGCCTGAGGCTTGAGCCCAGGGGTCTGACTGGACAAAGGCCCAAGAAGGCAACGACATAGCGCAGAGTTGAGCTCACAGGCAGCCCAAGCACCAAGTCATCGAAACCCAAAGGCTGGGGTCACTGCGGGGACTTGAAGTCTCCACTTTGCCACGGGCTGGCCTAGGGGTGGGGGATGAGGCAACACTTACGAAGGCGACACCGCTGCCACTGAGGCCCGTGTGGATGTCCACATGGGCCTCAGGCACCTCCTCGCACTGCCCGCAGGCCTCCAGCAGGGCCTGCAGGAGCTTGGCCTCACTGCTTCCAGCGTGGCGGCCCCGGGCCATCACCATGGCCCCTTCCTGAACCATGCAGGGCAGGTTGGGTGAGACCCGCAACACCCGTGCCGTCGGGGGCAGCAGCTGGTCAGAAAGAAGCCGGAGTCAGGGGTCATGTGGGATTGGCCCTGCAAGGCAGGCTCGTGCCGCAGCCAGCTGTGGGCTCCCTCCCCCGCGTCCTGGGTGGGGTGCCTGCAGGAACCCGAGTCCCAGCCCCCTTGGCCCCCTGGCCATCTCTTCAGGCTGGGATTGGTCTGAGAGGCTGTCAGTCGCAGGTGTCACCCATGCCACCTTCCTAAAGGGCTGAACCCAGGCTGCCACCAGTCTGGGATGGCAAAAGGAGGGACGTTCAGACCAGCAGAACGGACTCTGGGGTCAGACCCTTAGCTCCCACATAACTTCCCCCCGCCCACCCTGGGCCATTCACCTCTTCCAAGGTGCTCAGAGAGACCCCGGCAGCCACAGACACCAAGATGTGCTCAGCCGTTACCAGAGGGGCCACCTCTGCCAGGACAGTGGGCAGGACATGGGGCTTGGTAGCAAAGAAGACCAGCAAGCAGTTCTGCAGAACCTCCTGGTTGGAGTGGGTGGTCTGGCAGCCCAGAGCCTACAGTGGGGACAGTGGGATCGGGGCTAGGGTATATGGGACACTCCCAGACCGTGGCCCTGCCTGCTGGAGGCCACCCTGCATCTCCAGGGGCCCCCACGGGTCTCTCCCATTGCAAGTGCCTGCACCACCCGACATCCAATGGCCAAGACTCACCAGACCACCCGTTCTCTGCAGGACCAATCCTGCACCTCACAGGACCCCTAATGTCAGCATTTCTTCACGCCCACTGACCCCAGTGAGTGCCCACAACCATCtctgcccccccaacacacaggcacacatgtgcatgtacgTGAGCACACAAACCCTTCACTGTGTCCTAGCTCTCTGCAACTTTGACTTTTCTTCTGGTCTTTGGCCTCCCCTTTCCCAGTCCAGCCCAGCCAGTCTCAAAAGTTTAGCAATTCCCTGGCTCCAGGAACTGTCTCAGAGGAACAGGGGTCAAGAGCCACTATGAGCCCCCCAGGAAGGCCTCAAATCTGAAGAGCTGGGGCCTAGCTCACCTGGAAGTGGCAGAGGTTCCTGTCAGTTGGTGCGCTGGCCAGGATGTGCCGAGCT
This region of Mustela erminea isolate mMusErm1 chromosome 16, mMusErm1.Pri, whole genome shotgun sequence genomic DNA includes:
- the PYCR3 gene encoding pyrroline-5-carboxylate reductase 3 isoform X3, which gives rise to MGWLSAFSHSQGSEGSESSADSGVHVAGVSPVEPGGVGCCPRHDSSALRSGGKVEARHILASAPTDRNLCHFQALGCQTTHSNQEVLQNCLLVFFATKPHVLPTVLAEVAPLVTAEHILVSVAAGVSLSTLEEVCAFSEALAEGAIKMGMPGGLAHRIAAQTLLGTAKMLQQNGQHPAQLRTDVCTPGGTTIYGLHALEQGGLRAAAMSAVEAATCRARELSGK
- the PYCR3 gene encoding pyrroline-5-carboxylate reductase 3 isoform X2 codes for the protein MAAAVAEPGAGPLRVGFVGAGRMAEAIAQGLIRAGKVEARHILASAPTDRNLCHFQALGCQTTHSNQEVLQNCLLVFFATKPHVLPTVLAEVAPLVTAEHILVSVAAGVSLSTLEELLPPTARVLRVSPNLPCMVQEGAMVMARGRHAGSSEAKLLQALLEACGQCEEVPEAHVDIHTGLSGSGVAFVCAFSEALAEGAIKMGMPGGLAHRIAAQTLLGTAKMLQQNGQHPAQLRTDVCTPGGTTIYGLHALEQGGLRAAAMSAVEAATCRARELSGK
- the PYCR3 gene encoding pyrroline-5-carboxylate reductase 3 isoform X1; translated protein: MGWLSAFSHSQGSEGSESSADSGVHVAGVSPVEPGGVGCCPRHDSSALRSGGKVEARHILASAPTDRNLCHFQALGCQTTHSNQEVLQNCLLVFFATKPHVLPTVLAEVAPLVTAEHILVSVAAGVSLSTLEELLPPTARVLRVSPNLPCMVQEGAMVMARGRHAGSSEAKLLQALLEACGQCEEVPEAHVDIHTGLSGSGVAFVCAFSEALAEGAIKMGMPGGLAHRIAAQTLLGTAKMLQQNGQHPAQLRTDVCTPGGTTIYGLHALEQGGLRAAAMSAVEAATCRARELSGK